Within Xanthomonas oryzae pv. oryzae, the genomic segment GCGCAACTGCTGGATCGGATGCAGGCGTCAGACATTAATGCCGTGCGTGTGCCGGTCTGCGCCGCTGTTCTGCAACGCGCCCCTGTGGCAGCTGCAGAAGTTGCCGGCGATTCCACGCTGCGCGGATTAGATTCCTTGCAACTGCTCGACGCAGTGGTGCATGCCGCAACCCAGCGTGGGATGCACGTGATGTTCGCGTTTGCAGATGGAGGCTGCGATGACCGCGCACCGCTCCTGGGCGCACAGCAGCAAGCATGGACGCGCGGCCTGGTCACGCTGGCACGCCGCTATGGCGGCAACGCCAATGTCCTGGGTATCGACCTTGGCAGCAGCGGCTATCGCAATGCCAGCTGGGCAGGAAACGCGGCGGATCAGAATTGGAACCGGGTAGCGTCGCGCGCAGCTGCAATGGTGCTGGCGCAGGCACCGCGCTGGGTCGTCGGTGTGGAAGGTGTGGGCAGCAATGCGGTGTGCAGTGACCCAGGGCGCAAAGCGCTTGGCAGCAATCTTCAGCCGTTCGCGTGCGTGCCGCTGGACATCGCTCCCAGACACTTGGTGTTGATGCCGAAGTTGGCAGGCCCGGATCGCGATACGACCGATGCCTTCGCCGCACCCGGATTTGCGCAGGCACTGCCCGCCATGTGGCAACGCGACTTCGGCCAATTCGCAATCGACCATACAGTGGTACCCGTCAGCCTCGGCGGTGGACTGGGCGATGGCGACCCGCGCGACCCGGCATGGCAAACCGCATTGAGCGGTTATCTGGCAAACACAGGAATGCGCAGCGCATTTCTCGGCAGTTGGGAAACGGGCAATGCCAACAACGGCGGCCTGTTGGCGCCGGATGGCAGCCCCCGCGCAGACAAACTGCTGATCTTGCGTCATGCCTGGGGC encodes:
- a CDS encoding expansin EXLX1 family cellulose-binding protein, with product MLSHIHFLIALATLVPVTAPAMQVSTQAPLVDATGQTLHIRGVTWPGFDRAGLTAVGMRNNTLAQLLDRMQASDINAVRVPVCAAVLQRAPVAAAEVAGDSTLRGLDSLQLLDAVVHAATQRGMHVMFAFADGGCDDRAPLLGAQQQAWTRGLVTLARRYGGNANVLGIDLGSSGYRNASWAGNAADQNWNRVASRAAAMVLAQAPRWVVGVEGVGSNAVCSDPGRKALGSNLQPFACVPLDIAPRHLVLMPKLAGPDRDTTDAFAAPGFAQALPAMWQRDFGQFAIDHTVVPVSLGGGLGDGDPRDPAWQTALSGYLANTGMRSAFLGSWETGNANNGGLLAPDGSPRADKLLILRHAWGMLPVMPAIATATGDSTKNASGTKGWNSTFTGTATSTGSGYSGGAVLLDPIPSDAFITALNSTQMNFGGIKAALAGAYLEVTGPKGKTTVYVTDLYPDGASGGLDLSYNAFAAIGNLADGHIPISWKVVRAPITGNVQYRIKEGSSRYWAAIQVRHHIYPVVKLEVKQGSTWTSLPKTPYNHFVGTNLGNKPLSIRITDIRGKVITDKIPALPEYGGSAAYFEPGHVQFP